In the genome of Fulvivirga maritima, one region contains:
- a CDS encoding pirin family protein: protein MKKIIHRANTRGHANHGWLDTHHTFSFAGYYDPSRMNFGMLRVLNDDVVAGGAGFGKHPHDNMEIVSIPLTGSLKHEDSMGNSGVIKTNEVQIMSAGTGILHSEFNPNENEQVNFLQIWVFPKQHNIEPRYDQKAFKPEDRLNKIQTVVSPEKEGEALWINQDAYFSLANMEEGLELTYDLKSPQHGVYIFNLSGEVAVADEVLAKRDGMGIYEVDKLTLQAKEKSDVLLMEVPMTSRG from the coding sequence ATGAAAAAGATTATTCACAGAGCTAATACCAGAGGCCATGCTAATCATGGTTGGTTAGATACCCATCATACCTTCAGTTTTGCCGGATACTATGATCCTTCTCGAATGAATTTCGGGATGCTTCGTGTCTTGAATGATGATGTAGTGGCTGGTGGAGCAGGTTTTGGCAAACACCCACATGATAATATGGAGATAGTTTCTATTCCTCTTACAGGCAGCCTAAAGCATGAAGACAGCATGGGTAACTCAGGAGTAATTAAAACTAATGAGGTACAGATCATGTCTGCCGGAACCGGAATTTTACATTCTGAGTTTAACCCTAATGAAAATGAGCAGGTGAACTTTCTGCAGATCTGGGTTTTCCCTAAGCAGCATAACATTGAGCCCAGATATGACCAGAAGGCCTTTAAACCAGAAGACAGGTTGAATAAAATTCAAACAGTGGTGAGCCCTGAAAAAGAAGGAGAGGCCCTTTGGATAAATCAGGATGCTTATTTTTCATTAGCGAATATGGAAGAAGGCTTAGAGCTTACTTACGATTTAAAATCACCTCAACATGGGGTGTATATATTTAATCTCTCAGGCGAAGTAGCGGTAGCAGATGAGGTGTTGGCCAAGAGAGACGGAATGGGCATATATGAAGTGGATAAACTCACGCTTCAGGCAAAAGAAAAGTCAGATGTCCTTCTGATGGAAGTACCTATGACGAGTAGAGGATAG
- a CDS encoding lysophospholipid acyltransferase family protein yields the protein MAKTIFLFLFRIWVLLIFTVFMIILLPLIIFPIMLGAKYGNATFFGLRLWSLIFSFFTFIRYSIIDKHKINKKKSYIYTCNHTSFLDLPGLVQGITRQFRPLAKKELLKIPIFGIIVKLVTVIVDRSSVESRKASIMELKQTLKDGISILIFPEGTQNRTTLPLQPFYDGAFRIAIETGACIMPTVILNAGKLMPPSSLNLKPGRVKVIFGDEIDASEYELKELPFLKERVFNAMMAIIEKHEEKK from the coding sequence ATGGCTAAGACAATATTTCTATTCCTCTTCAGAATATGGGTGCTACTTATCTTCACCGTATTCATGATAATACTGTTACCACTGATCATATTCCCTATCATGCTGGGAGCAAAATATGGAAACGCTACTTTTTTTGGCCTCCGCTTATGGTCTTTAATCTTTAGTTTTTTCACATTCATCAGATACTCCATTATTGATAAGCATAAGATCAATAAGAAAAAATCATATATCTACACTTGTAATCATACCTCATTTCTTGATTTACCAGGTTTGGTGCAGGGTATTACCAGACAGTTTAGACCATTGGCTAAAAAGGAACTTCTTAAGATTCCTATTTTTGGTATAATAGTAAAGCTGGTTACCGTAATAGTAGACCGATCTAGCGTAGAAAGCCGCAAGGCCAGTATCATGGAACTTAAACAGACGCTTAAAGACGGTATCTCTATCCTTATTTTCCCTGAGGGAACCCAAAACAGAACCACGCTACCACTTCAGCCTTTTTATGATGGAGCTTTTAGAATAGCTATTGAAACAGGAGCTTGTATAATGCCTACCGTGATCTTAAATGCAGGCAAATTAATGCCGCCAAGCTCCCTTAACTTAAAACCCGGCCGTGTAAAAGTAATTTTTGGAGATGAGATTGATGCCTCCGAATATGAGCTGAAAGAATTACCCTTTTTAAAAGAAAGAGTTTTTAATGCCATGATGGCCATTATAGAAAAGCATGAAGAAAAAAAATGA
- a CDS encoding carboxypeptidase-like regulatory domain-containing protein translates to MKMLKHLLLIIILLTTGLFAYSQDNNIEITGKIIEAESHDAVPYVHVVNKASNKGVISNTEGRFWITMDKTDTLVFSSIGFEPYAYALRENIQTNKIELTIELNTSTMELQPVKVFAYRDEKALKQAILNMQTPIAKDNETSVMLNTTTRPKWTKPDGGISLGGPISAIYNKVSREAKEKKKLQQYQKAYDNQLLAKEKYNKRVVIELTGLPEDKVEDFMVYCELKENFIVNSSEYEIAVAVNQCLTKFVELEKKELPKED, encoded by the coding sequence ATGAAAATGCTCAAACACCTTTTATTGATAATAATATTATTGACTACTGGTCTTTTCGCATATAGTCAGGACAATAATATAGAAATTACAGGAAAGATCATTGAAGCGGAGTCGCATGACGCTGTGCCTTATGTGCATGTGGTAAACAAAGCTTCGAATAAGGGTGTGATCAGTAATACAGAAGGCCGCTTCTGGATTACCATGGATAAGACTGACACATTAGTATTTTCATCCATAGGATTTGAGCCTTACGCATATGCGCTCAGAGAAAATATACAGACCAATAAAATAGAGCTTACTATAGAGCTGAACACTTCTACCATGGAACTACAGCCTGTAAAAGTATTTGCCTATAGAGATGAAAAGGCGCTGAAACAAGCTATTTTAAATATGCAAACGCCTATTGCGAAAGATAATGAAACTTCAGTAATGCTAAATACTACTACCAGACCTAAATGGACTAAACCTGACGGCGGTATTTCATTAGGCGGACCTATTTCAGCCATTTATAATAAGGTGAGTAGAGAAGCCAAGGAAAAGAAAAAACTACAGCAATACCAAAAAGCATATGACAATCAGCTTTTAGCTAAAGAAAAATATAATAAAAGAGTGGTAATAGAGCTTACCGGCCTACCTGAAGATAAAGTGGAAGATTTTATGGTATACTGCGAGCTCAAAGAAAACTTCATTGTTAACTCCAGTGAATACGAAATAGCAGTAGCTGTAAACCAATGCCTCACCAAATTTGTGGAACTGGAGAAAAAAGAGCTTCCTAAAGAAGACTAA
- a CDS encoding OmpA family protein: MKNICALTLFFVYSLVGFAQEYNERYELKNLGRKVNTAYHEGAPVISLDGKTLYFFVHNSPDNTYGKDGSQDIWYTELDANGEWGEAKHMEKPLNQHHSNQVFTVLPDGTLFIRGGNSKNSKGFSFTRKEGSEWSKPDEIDVDDFKNMNQGKFYGATMSSDANFMILYFSEKSNSTFSDLYLSRKVEEGKWSRPVKLAKNLNTERDEFAPYLAPDNKTLYYSSNRKDMGIGSADIYKTVRLDDSWTKWSNPVNVGRPLNTSAFDSYMSIDASGHVFTAQSGRTIDGGNLDIFQLIEKDINISLRGMALDAKTQSPIIAQLIIDHDGEIDSLEIDNLNGYKVKLKGEGQIKFSVSAEGYHPLKADLLVKDVMRDTTIIKDFALKAQKQNPMLTVNVYNAKTKEPLKSELNIKFKKNNKDFVNEELPNGYFEKELTEKGWYMLTASAEGFLNASDSIQNLDKSGSLLTKDLYLLPIEVGATVRLKNIFFDFDKTTLKPASYVELNKVVEFLKDNPSVEIEIAGHTDSKGSDDYNLNLSQGRAEAVVSYLTEQGIDDFRLVAKGYGETVPLETNDTEEGRAVNRRVEFTVLKK; encoded by the coding sequence ATGAAGAACATCTGCGCATTAACCTTATTTTTCGTCTATAGCTTAGTTGGTTTTGCACAAGAATATAATGAGAGGTATGAATTAAAAAACCTGGGCAGAAAAGTAAATACAGCCTATCATGAAGGTGCACCGGTAATCTCCCTTGATGGTAAAACGCTTTACTTTTTCGTTCATAACTCCCCCGATAATACCTACGGAAAAGATGGCAGTCAGGATATCTGGTATACCGAGCTAGATGCCAATGGTGAGTGGGGTGAAGCCAAACATATGGAAAAGCCTCTCAATCAGCACCACTCTAATCAGGTGTTTACCGTATTGCCAGATGGAACGCTTTTTATAAGAGGAGGTAATTCTAAAAATTCAAAAGGCTTTTCTTTTACCCGGAAAGAGGGTAGCGAATGGTCTAAGCCTGATGAAATAGATGTAGATGATTTCAAAAACATGAATCAGGGCAAATTCTACGGTGCTACCATGTCTTCCGATGCTAATTTTATGATTCTTTACTTTAGTGAAAAGTCTAACAGCACTTTTAGTGATTTGTATTTGAGCAGGAAGGTAGAAGAGGGTAAGTGGTCAAGACCGGTGAAGTTGGCTAAGAACTTAAATACAGAAAGAGATGAGTTTGCTCCCTACCTGGCTCCTGATAATAAGACATTATACTACTCTAGTAATAGAAAGGATATGGGTATTGGTAGCGCTGATATTTACAAAACTGTACGCCTGGATGATAGCTGGACTAAATGGTCTAACCCTGTAAATGTAGGCAGGCCTTTAAATACCAGTGCTTTTGATTCTTATATGTCTATTGATGCTTCAGGCCATGTTTTTACAGCACAGTCAGGAAGAACAATAGATGGAGGAAACCTGGATATTTTTCAGCTGATAGAAAAGGATATCAATATTTCTTTGAGAGGAATGGCTTTAGATGCTAAAACACAATCGCCAATTATAGCTCAGCTCATTATAGATCATGATGGAGAGATCGATAGTCTGGAAATTGATAACCTCAATGGATATAAAGTGAAACTCAAAGGAGAAGGGCAAATCAAATTTTCAGTATCAGCAGAAGGATATCACCCTTTAAAGGCTGATTTACTGGTGAAGGATGTAATGCGTGATACCACCATTATTAAAGATTTTGCCCTTAAGGCACAAAAGCAAAACCCTATGCTTACGGTAAATGTATATAATGCAAAAACCAAGGAGCCGCTTAAATCTGAACTCAACATAAAATTCAAGAAAAATAATAAGGATTTTGTAAACGAGGAGCTACCTAATGGCTACTTCGAAAAGGAGCTGACAGAAAAAGGCTGGTACATGCTTACGGCTTCAGCCGAAGGGTTCTTAAATGCCAGCGATAGTATTCAAAATCTGGATAAGTCTGGTAGCTTGCTTACTAAAGATTTATACCTTCTGCCAATAGAAGTAGGTGCTACTGTGAGGTTGAAGAATATTTTCTTTGATTTTGACAAGACTACTTTGAAGCCGGCCTCATACGTGGAACTTAATAAAGTGGTAGAGTTTTTAAAGGATAATCCATCTGTAGAAATAGAGATAGCAGGTCATACAGATAGCAAAGGATCAGATGATTATAACCTTAACCTGTCTCAAGGTAGAGCCGAGGCAGTGGTGAGCTACCTTACAGAACAAGGAATAGATGACTTCAGGTTGGTAGCCAAAGGTTATGGAGAAACCGTACCGCTGGAAACTAATGACACAGAGGAAGGTAGAGCTGTAAATAGAAGGGTAGAGTTTACCGTACTGAAGAAGTAA
- a CDS encoding single-stranded DNA-binding protein, with product MKNLRNSVQLIGRLGKDPEVKSLTSGSTLATFTLATTESYKNTAGEKVEETQWHNLVAWGKTADIASQYLKKGQEIAVEGKLIHRSYENAKGDKRYVTEINVNEILMLNKKR from the coding sequence ATGAAAAATTTAAGAAACAGCGTTCAGTTAATTGGTAGGTTAGGAAAAGATCCTGAAGTGAAAAGTTTAACCAGCGGTTCTACATTAGCCACTTTTACATTGGCTACTACAGAAAGTTATAAAAATACTGCTGGTGAAAAGGTAGAGGAGACCCAGTGGCACAATCTGGTAGCTTGGGGTAAAACAGCTGACATTGCTTCTCAATACCTAAAGAAGGGACAGGAGATTGCTGTAGAAGGAAAGCTCATACACAGGTCTTATGAAAATGCGAAAGGAGATAAAAGGTATGTTACTGAAATCAATGTAAATGAAATTTTAATGTTGAATAAAAAGCGATGA
- a CDS encoding ExbD/TolR family protein: protein MKSIIEKTPTQANAGSMADIAFLLLIFFMITTTIASDKGLTIQLPPDIDDQPVQKMHERNIFKILINSQDQLMIEGERRNDATGLKEELKEFIMNNGQHKDLSDNPKAAVVSIKTNRATSQQMFITILDAAKAAYYEIYAQRAGITAEEYRKLSNTNEEMMVMRKAADGIPMNISIAEPD, encoded by the coding sequence ATGAAATCTATTATTGAAAAAACACCTACTCAGGCTAACGCTGGCTCTATGGCCGACATTGCCTTTTTGCTCTTAATCTTTTTTATGATCACCACTACTATAGCTAGTGACAAGGGCCTCACTATACAATTGCCTCCTGATATTGATGATCAGCCAGTGCAAAAAATGCATGAAAGAAACATTTTCAAAATCCTTATTAACTCACAAGACCAGTTGATGATAGAAGGGGAAAGAAGAAATGATGCAACAGGATTGAAAGAAGAGCTTAAAGAGTTTATAATGAATAATGGTCAACATAAGGATTTGAGTGATAATCCGAAGGCTGCAGTGGTTTCTATTAAAACCAACCGCGCCACCTCTCAGCAAATGTTTATAACCATACTGGATGCTGCAAAAGCGGCCTATTATGAGATTTATGCACAGCGTGCCGGTATTACTGCAGAGGAATATCGTAAACTCAGCAATACTAATGAAGAAATGATGGTGATGCGAAAAGCTGCTGACGGCATACCAATGAATATTTCCATAGCTGAACCGGATTAA
- a CDS encoding BatA domain-containing protein: protein MNFIYPQFLYGLFALAIPVIIHLFNFRKTKRVYFSNTRFLKKVKDASSAKRKLKHYLILLSRLAFIFFLVIAFAQPFIPSEEDTDASTQTLIYLDNSLSMSNEVAESISAFDEAVSYVNTLADIYPASHEYKILTNDFNSYSNSFKSKGDINDLTTEIRLNGITRNWEEVKDRLLLDLDEDQSYEIFWISDFQNSTSGKPETMAYDSNFHVNLIPLNFTSHNNVYVDSVYLDNPFLIGDEKLKLNVVLRNIGTEEVSDLIVKVYVDEVQSATSSVDLSPNGKSTTTFDLAIDLEGDNKCRISFEDFPVTFDNDFYFTINGSQKVDVLEIKNDQAVSNIENVYGNEQLFNFKSFSYSNLDYNLIPEADLVVVNEIDQLDPSLVGALNQYISNYGHVVFIPSSTPDINSYHQLQQLGRVSKADSISKMAMASPDFEDPFYENVFEEENANLVMPEASPIIQWGNDRTALMRFRSGTPFLSRLGTRGGVYIFASPFTEEYTNFQTHALFVPVMYRAAVESASTENRLYNFIDNPVLTFKTDTLSSTDDVFKLVRDGEEMIPIQRISGNVAYLEAPKFSLSSGFYDLTFQGRKITSLAFNNSPAESDLRQMEQDELQKVFDGDVSMLSVDNNDQFRGELEKKYIGQSLWKYAVILALLCLLVEVLLIRFLP from the coding sequence ATGAATTTTATATACCCACAATTCCTCTACGGTCTTTTTGCGCTAGCTATACCTGTAATAATTCATTTATTCAATTTTAGAAAGACTAAAAGGGTATATTTCTCTAATACCAGATTTTTAAAGAAGGTAAAGGATGCTAGCAGTGCCAAGCGAAAGCTTAAACATTACCTGATATTGCTCAGCAGATTGGCTTTTATCTTCTTTTTGGTAATCGCTTTTGCTCAGCCGTTTATCCCTTCAGAAGAAGATACTGATGCTTCTACCCAAACTCTGATTTATTTAGATAACTCTTTGAGTATGAGTAATGAAGTGGCTGAAAGCATTTCGGCTTTTGATGAAGCGGTAAGCTATGTGAATACGCTGGCTGATATATACCCGGCATCACATGAATATAAGATTCTAACTAATGATTTTAATAGTTACTCTAACAGCTTTAAGAGTAAAGGAGACATCAATGATCTCACTACCGAGATTAGACTCAATGGTATAACCCGAAACTGGGAAGAAGTAAAAGACCGGCTTTTGCTGGATTTGGATGAAGATCAATCTTATGAAATATTCTGGATCTCTGATTTTCAAAATTCTACCTCCGGCAAACCTGAGACAATGGCTTATGACAGTAACTTTCATGTCAACCTCATTCCTTTAAATTTCACATCTCATAATAATGTCTATGTAGACTCTGTATATCTTGACAATCCTTTTTTAATAGGTGATGAGAAACTGAAGCTTAATGTGGTGCTGAGAAATATAGGCACTGAAGAAGTGAGCGATCTGATAGTAAAAGTATATGTAGATGAGGTGCAATCGGCTACTTCGAGTGTAGACCTTTCGCCAAACGGTAAAAGCACTACTACTTTTGACCTGGCCATAGACCTGGAAGGTGATAACAAATGCCGAATAAGCTTTGAAGATTTTCCTGTTACTTTTGATAACGACTTCTACTTCACCATAAATGGTAGCCAGAAGGTAGATGTGTTGGAGATCAAAAACGATCAGGCGGTCTCTAATATAGAAAATGTGTATGGTAATGAGCAGCTCTTTAATTTTAAAAGCTTTAGCTACTCTAACCTGGACTACAACCTTATTCCTGAAGCGGATTTGGTGGTAGTAAATGAAATAGATCAGCTAGACCCTTCACTGGTCGGGGCTCTGAATCAATATATCAGCAATTATGGTCATGTAGTTTTTATTCCTTCTTCTACCCCTGATATTAACAGCTATCACCAGCTGCAACAGTTGGGCAGGGTAAGCAAAGCAGACTCAATCAGCAAAATGGCTATGGCCTCACCTGATTTTGAAGATCCCTTCTATGAAAATGTTTTTGAAGAGGAAAATGCTAATCTAGTAATGCCAGAGGCTTCTCCTATTATTCAATGGGGTAATGATCGTACTGCACTTATGCGCTTTAGAAGTGGGACGCCGTTTTTATCCAGACTGGGAACCAGAGGAGGCGTGTACATTTTCGCTTCTCCTTTTACTGAGGAATACACTAATTTTCAAACACATGCCCTTTTTGTGCCAGTAATGTACCGAGCCGCCGTGGAGAGTGCTTCTACAGAAAACAGGTTATATAATTTCATTGATAATCCAGTACTTACTTTCAAAACAGATACTTTGAGTAGCACTGATGATGTTTTTAAACTGGTTCGCGACGGTGAAGAAATGATTCCTATCCAGCGTATCAGTGGTAATGTAGCGTATCTGGAAGCTCCTAAGTTCTCTTTATCATCAGGGTTTTATGATCTTACCTTTCAAGGAAGAAAAATCACTTCATTAGCATTTAATAATTCTCCGGCTGAGTCTGATTTAAGGCAAATGGAACAGGATGAATTACAAAAAGTGTTTGATGGCGATGTTTCTATGCTCAGCGTAGATAATAACGACCAGTTTAGAGGAGAATTAGAAAAAAAATATATAGGCCAGTCTTTATGGAAATATGCCGTAATATTGGCCCTGCTGTGCCTCTTAGTGGAGGTTTTATTAATTAGATTTCTACCATAA
- a CDS encoding dihydroorotase, producing MKSILIKSARIVNNESSHHGKEVNVQVIDGKIAYIGDDTPNSDETIEAQGMILSAGWFDLQAVFADPGHEHKEDLLSGAATAAAGGFTGVALLPNNKPVTQGKNDVKYLKSNNQETLTQLYPIAAVTLDCKGEELTEMIDLQAAGAIAFSDGLRPIWHTDILLKSLQYLQKFDGVLINRPEDVHLNMFGVMNEGVSSTQLGMKGMPTLSEELIVQRDLELLAYAGGKLHFSNISSAKSVSLIKEAKKKGLQVTCDMSAYQLDFDDEDLMAFDTNLKVNPPFRTAKENKALLKALKEGVIDVIVSAHNPQDEDSKKLEFDLSDFGINSLQTVAHNIATLAKDVEIEALIEKVTAAPRRILGLENPVIEEGKAANLTLFSPDYEWKLEYKSNFSKSENSPYWNKTIKGKAMATFNNGKSHIHKQ from the coding sequence ATGAAGAGTATACTTATTAAATCTGCCCGAATAGTAAATAACGAATCATCTCATCATGGCAAAGAGGTGAACGTACAAGTAATTGATGGGAAGATAGCGTATATAGGTGATGATACACCTAACTCTGACGAGACAATAGAAGCCCAGGGAATGATCTTGAGTGCTGGTTGGTTTGATCTCCAGGCGGTATTTGCTGATCCTGGACATGAGCATAAAGAAGACTTGCTTTCCGGTGCAGCTACTGCAGCAGCCGGCGGTTTTACCGGGGTGGCTTTGTTGCCTAACAACAAGCCGGTAACTCAGGGGAAAAACGATGTTAAATACCTGAAGTCTAACAATCAGGAGACACTCACTCAGCTATACCCGATAGCTGCGGTAACGCTAGATTGTAAAGGTGAGGAGCTTACGGAGATGATAGACCTGCAGGCTGCCGGAGCCATCGCTTTTTCTGATGGTCTGCGCCCTATATGGCATACTGATATTTTGCTGAAATCATTACAGTATTTGCAGAAGTTTGACGGAGTGCTCATCAATAGACCTGAAGATGTTCATTTGAATATGTTTGGGGTGATGAATGAAGGGGTAAGCAGTACCCAGTTAGGTATGAAAGGCATGCCTACCTTGTCAGAAGAGTTGATTGTACAGCGTGATTTGGAGCTGCTGGCATATGCGGGTGGTAAGTTACACTTCTCTAATATTTCTTCAGCCAAATCTGTAAGCCTGATCAAAGAGGCTAAGAAAAAGGGCTTACAGGTAACTTGTGATATGTCAGCCTACCAGCTTGATTTTGATGATGAAGATTTAATGGCCTTTGATACTAACCTTAAGGTAAACCCTCCTTTCAGAACAGCAAAGGAAAATAAGGCCTTATTAAAGGCACTTAAAGAAGGTGTAATTGATGTCATAGTTTCTGCTCACAACCCACAAGATGAAGACAGTAAAAAACTGGAATTCGATCTGTCTGATTTCGGTATTAACAGTTTGCAAACGGTCGCGCATAACATAGCTACTTTAGCTAAAGATGTGGAAATAGAAGCCTTAATAGAAAAAGTCACTGCCGCTCCCAGAAGAATTTTAGGGCTTGAAAATCCTGTAATTGAAGAAGGTAAAGCAGCTAACCTAACCTTGTTTTCTCCTGATTATGAATGGAAACTAGAGTATAAGTCTAACTTTTCTAAGTCTGAAAACTCACCTTATTGGAATAAAACCATAAAAGGGAAGGCTATGGCTACTTTTAATAATGGGAAGAGCCATATCCATAAGCAGTAA
- a CDS encoding DUF4199 domain-containing protein encodes MKPIVKVPLKFGLFGALLGMVVILVLYFINRHPLLIPPHLDFRILLFAVFIFFALKEFKDYYNNQMLNFWQGMIIGFIVYLVIGLLVGLGLVILCQVVPHFLTTYIEGTINGMMLNKEQLIHGEEITITEAQFNEQIEEMRNATSAVVFFDYLGKSLFIGFPITIIISIIMRRTENRFSK; translated from the coding sequence ATGAAACCTATAGTTAAAGTGCCATTGAAGTTTGGCCTGTTTGGAGCATTGTTGGGAATGGTAGTTATTTTGGTGCTTTATTTTATTAATCGCCATCCCTTATTAATTCCGCCACATCTGGATTTTAGGATATTGCTTTTTGCGGTATTCATATTCTTTGCCTTAAAGGAGTTTAAAGACTATTATAATAACCAGATGCTCAACTTTTGGCAGGGCATGATAATAGGTTTTATTGTATACCTGGTCATCGGCTTACTGGTGGGGTTAGGGTTAGTTATACTTTGCCAGGTTGTGCCTCATTTTCTCACTACATATATTGAGGGAACCATTAATGGCATGATGCTTAATAAGGAGCAACTTATTCATGGTGAGGAAATTACCATCACAGAAGCACAGTTTAATGAGCAGATAGAAGAAATGCGTAATGCCACTTCTGCTGTGGTATTTTTTGATTACCTGGGGAAAAGTCTTTTCATAGGCTTTCCTATAACTATCATTATTTCCATCATTATGCGTAGAACGGAAAATAGGTTTTCTAAGTAG
- a CDS encoding DUF4199 domain-containing protein: MELQEQKVESPVSAGLKSGVVLGAINIVAIVLIYLVDSAFLANIWLSLGIMVVNLILVVIIGIRYRKSVGGFLSFKAAYVNTLIMMLVSAFMGTIFNVLLYFVIDPDLKEVVIDASVKMSAEYMEKFGASSEQIDKTIDETRTNMEGQFTLFGFVKQFGMSSIFSVIFALLTGLIVKKNEPIEDI; this comes from the coding sequence ATGGAATTACAAGAACAAAAGGTAGAATCACCTGTTTCTGCAGGGCTTAAATCCGGGGTTGTTTTAGGTGCAATCAATATTGTTGCAATTGTGCTTATATATCTAGTGGACTCTGCCTTTTTGGCCAATATTTGGTTGAGTTTAGGTATAATGGTAGTCAACTTGATATTAGTTGTTATCATAGGTATAAGGTATCGCAAGTCTGTGGGGGGCTTTTTAAGTTTTAAGGCTGCTTATGTTAATACCCTTATAATGATGCTAGTGTCAGCATTCATGGGGACGATATTTAATGTTTTACTTTACTTTGTTATTGATCCTGATTTGAAAGAGGTTGTTATTGATGCTTCTGTAAAGATGAGTGCAGAATATATGGAGAAATTTGGAGCATCAAGTGAACAGATTGATAAAACTATAGATGAAACTAGAACTAATATGGAAGGCCAGTTTACTTTATTTGGCTTTGTGAAACAATTTGGGATGTCTTCTATTTTTTCGGTAATTTTTGCCTTACTTACGGGCTTAATAGTAAAGAAGAACGAGCCGATTGAAGATATTTAA
- a CDS encoding glycosyltransferase family 2 protein — protein sequence MPYDLNISVVVPLYNEEESLPELCNWISRVMQTHGFTYEIILVDDGSSDTSWEVLSELSQNNPNIKGIRFNRNFGKSAALNTGFKKAKGEVVISMDADLQDSPDEIPALYEMITAEKYHMVSGWKKKRHDPLGKTIPSKFFNRITRIISGIKLHDFNCGLKAYHNRVVKNIQIYGEMHRYIPVIAKWNGFYKIGEKVVEHRARKYGYTKFGFTRMVGLLDLLSITFVSKFKRKPMHFFGTLGTLSFFAGLIITMFIIGDKLYRLHYHLPVRDVTAQPLFFLALVALVIGVQLFLTGFLAEMMAMKSQSSNEYLVVEEIGIDK from the coding sequence ATGCCATATGATTTGAATATTTCAGTAGTGGTCCCCCTTTATAATGAAGAAGAATCACTGCCCGAATTATGTAATTGGATAAGCCGTGTAATGCAAACGCACGGCTTTACTTATGAAATTATTTTAGTGGATGACGGAAGTTCTGACACTTCCTGGGAGGTACTCAGTGAGCTATCTCAAAACAACCCGAATATAAAGGGTATCCGTTTTAATCGTAATTTTGGTAAATCAGCGGCCCTGAATACAGGCTTTAAAAAGGCCAAAGGTGAAGTGGTGATTTCCATGGACGCAGACCTGCAAGATAGCCCTGATGAAATTCCTGCCTTATATGAGATGATTACAGCAGAGAAATACCATATGGTGTCTGGCTGGAAGAAAAAGCGTCATGATCCGCTAGGTAAAACTATTCCTTCAAAATTTTTCAATAGAATAACCCGGATAATCTCGGGTATTAAGCTCCATGATTTTAACTGTGGACTAAAAGCTTACCATAACAGGGTAGTAAAAAATATTCAGATTTATGGTGAAATGCACCGCTACATTCCAGTAATAGCCAAGTGGAATGGATTTTATAAAATAGGAGAAAAGGTAGTAGAGCACAGAGCCAGAAAGTATGGTTATACCAAATTTGGATTTACCCGTATGGTAGGACTGTTAGATTTATTATCGATTACTTTTGTCTCTAAATTTAAGCGCAAGCCTATGCACTTTTTCGGGACCTTGGGCACGCTTTCTTTTTTCGCAGGGCTTATCATTACCATGTTCATTATTGGTGATAAACTGTATCGCCTGCATTATCATTTGCCTGTAAGAGATGTAACTGCCCAGCCACTTTTCTTTTTAGCATTAGTGGCACTGGTTATAGGTGTTCAGCTGTTTTTGACCGGCTTCCTGGCTGAGATGATGGCTATGAAATCACAGTCATCTAATGAGTATCTGGTAGTAGAGGAGATAGGAATCGATAAATAG